From bacterium:
TCGAGACAGCGCCATGGAAACAGCGTGGAGTAACCGTTAGTATCGGTGTCGCCACCGTAACTCCTGCAATCGCCTCACGAGCCGATCTCATTGATCAAGCGGATAAGTCCCTCTATATGTCAAAGAGAAATGGCCGAAACCGCATCACCCACGCCGCGGAATTGCCGGCAAACAAAGCGCTGAAACCCGCCAGCTAATACCCCTTTAGGGAAAGGTTATGGGGAAGATGCAAGAGGCAAGACGTTACTGCTTAATCGCATAAATACAGGATAGTATAGCGAAGTTGCGATCCCTTACTTCTCTATTACGCCAAACGAACGGCTTGACGGTTGGTACGTAAGCTTCAATGAACGCTTCGATCGCCACGCGCAGTTCCTCGGTGAAATGAAAACTTGCCCTGCGCAGGGGGCTTGTGCGTAAGTATTCCAGACCAAACTTCCACAAGATTATGCCAATTGGCGGGGATTGGAATGTAATGAAAGCTCACCTCTTCCCTCTACCCCATCCCGATCAAATGCCGTGTGATGATCTCGTCTTGTACGTTCTTGTTTAGCGCAGTGAAGTAGGCGGAGTAGCCGGCTACTCGGACTACCAGGTCGGCATGTTGTTCGGGGTGTACCTGGGCGTGCTTGAGGGTTTCCGGATTGACGACCGAGCACTGAACCATGCCGCCGCCTTGCTTGACGAACGTCTTCAGCAGAGCAACGTACGCGTCAACGAGAGAGTCGGAATTGGGCGATAGAGGTAGCTGCATATCTAGCACGGCAACTGACGGGTAATCGGTCCAGTCTATCTTAGAGATAGAGGATATATAGTGTGCCACGCTGGGAACGCGGGCAATGCGGCTTGGAGAGGCGCCTTGGGAAACATAGTTTCCTGCCTCGCGGCCATCAGGAGTGGCCATCGCGTCGCCGCTGCTGAACCCCCAATAGGAGAAGAAAGCCGGCTGATAAGGCCCGCCGCGCACGGTGGTCATGCCGTTACAGGCCATCGCGATGTCGTGCGCGACCTTGGCGGCAAATTCATCGGCAACCCCCGTATCTTGCCCATAGTGAGGAAGTTTCATAACGGCCGCATGGAGGTCTTCATAACCAACCCAATTAGCTCTAATTGCCGTCATGAATTCATCATAAGTGCACAGCTTCTTCTCAAAGACGGCAATTCGGATCACGTTCAGGCTGTCAGCAATTGTTGCCAATCCCCAGAAGCAGATAGCCATCGGGCCATAGCGGCCGCCGCCTTGAGTAAAGTCCTTACCGCGCTCGATACAGTCAGCCATCGCTGCCGAAATTAGCGGGCAGGGGTTCACCTCAGGCCAAATACTTCCCTGCTCATACTCCAAAGCGGAAACCGTATCAAGTACCCACTTCACGTTGCGCTTGAAGCCGTTGTACACATCGTCGAAGCTCTTCGGATCGGTCACCGGAACAAAACCGATAGATGGATGCTTGGCTAATCGGTCAGGATGCAGTGTTAGTTGCAGTGATGGTACGAGCGGGAAGTACCAATGCGCGCCTTCGGAATGTTCGACCCCTTCCAGAGCATGCTCCTGGCATCCTCCGTTCACATACAAACGGGCGTCTTCTACTCTTTTGCCCATCTTCACCTGCGCCGGGATGAGAACATCGTCGTTGAAAATGGTTAGGACGTTTCGCCCATTGGCGATAATCTCGGCGAGTTGTCGTATATAAGATTCGTCCGATTTACTGCTGATGCGGCATTGGGGTTTGGGATTGATAAGTTTTAGGTCGTCGTGCACTTTTAAAATGAGTTTCGTAAGGGGTGTATAAAGCGGATTGCCTTCTTCGTCACACCCGCCTAAGTTCATAGTGGTGGATGTTTCCGCCCATGGGTTGTGATGAACGTCATGCCGGATGTCGGTC
This genomic window contains:
- a CDS encoding pyruvate formate lyase family protein; this encodes MLSLNYKRNTEKIYSPLELAWKELVDYYQRYDETQDDWCLLYDKTVDDAIRERMDAEADAHPEWTTIEVKSRMHEVISEMAEPVIFRSTPFSFECKLRNANSWGCWGVATWTRQRFHQRFNRTNVWDRYKPITEADLSGFYNSVDYDHYNIGYNVVLKKGYLGLIADAEASMAMHPDEASQDFLKGVVRSLKAVLHLVERFVNDTEAAAAVETDPVVEARLRKAAEAMRQVPANPPRNFYEALMSMCSTRELFASFEGVGVSILGNLDRHLSRFYEADIANGTLTEKEAEEILAQYLVLTDIRHDVHHNPWAETSTTMNLGGCDEEGNPLYTPLTKLILKVHDDLKLINPKPQCRISSKSDESYIRQLAEIIANGRNVLTIFNDDVLIPAQVKMGKRVEDARLYVNGGCQEHALEGVEHSEGAHWYFPLVPSLQLTLHPDRLAKHPSIGFVPVTDPKSFDDVYNGFKRNVKWVLDTVSALEYEQGSIWPEVNPCPLISAAMADCIERGKDFTQGGGRYGPMAICFWGLATIADSLNVIRIAVFEKKLCTYDEFMTAIRANWVGYEDLHAAVMKLPHYGQDTGVADEFAAKVAHDIAMACNGMTTVRGGPYQPAFFSYWGFSSGDAMATPDGREAGNYVSQGASPSRIARVPSVAHYISSISKIDWTDYPSVAVLDMQLPLSPNSDSLVDAYVALLKTFVKQGGGMVQCSVVNPETLKHAQVHPEQHADLVVRVAGYSAYFTALNKNVQDEIITRHLIGMG